A region of Vitis riparia cultivar Riparia Gloire de Montpellier isolate 1030 chromosome 1, EGFV_Vit.rip_1.0, whole genome shotgun sequence DNA encodes the following proteins:
- the LOC117919948 gene encoding protein HGH1 homolog, with the protein MQRVMCKEESRVMPTELEELVGFLSAPSPQVKKAAVDIVQGLTGSEDGLQSLCSHSDVLIPSLSRVLSEKKEVSEPAAEALINLSQKPEQAAKMVAMGMIKTAMDILYKQGSGITGLLVMLLVNLTQSDDGIASLLQTGDEKIQGLYLMKLVRSFCTSSTETTDDPFEHVGSILVNISKKDSGRKMLLDPKRGMLKQIVRQFDSTNPLRKKGVSGTIRNCCFEAETQLENLLLISEFLWPTLLLPVAGSKVYSEHDTSKMPLELGSALSIEREPVGDPEIRVQALESLYLISLQEAGRRALWSVNGPRILQVGYEDEEDPKVMEAFEQVGSLLVHGSGTEEFSTQTSK; encoded by the exons ATGCAGCGCGTGATGTGCAAAGAAGAGTCAAGAGTGATGCCGACCGAGCTGGAAGAGTTAGTAGGTTTTCTCTCTGCTCCTTCTCCACAA GTGAAGAAGGCAGCTGTGGATATTGTTCAGGGATTAACTGGGTCTGAGGATGGTTTACAGTCTCTTTGCAGCCACTCAGATGTTCTGATTCCATCATTATCTCGAGttttaagtgaaaaaaag GAAGTTTCCGAACCCGCCGCAGAGGCTCTTATAAATCTGTCACAAAAGCCAGAGCAAGCAGCAAAGATGGTAGCTATGGGAATGATTAAAACAGCCATGGATATTTTATATAAGCAAGGGTCTGGTATTACCGGGTTGCTGGTTATGCTCCTAGTTAATCTCACCCAGTCTGATGATGGTATTGCATCCTTGCTTCAG ACTGGAGATGAGAAGATTCAAGGACTCTATCTTATGAAGCTTGTGAGATCATTCTGTACATCCTCTACTGAAACAACTG ATGATCCATTTGAACATGTTGGTTCCATACTTGTGAACATCTCAAAGAAAGACTCAGGAAGGAAAATGTTGTTGGATCCTAAGCGAGGGATGCTAAAGCAGATTGTTAGGCAGTTTGATTCAACAAATCCATTGCGAAAAAAGGGG GTTTCTGGGACGATTCGCAACTGCTGTTTTGAAGCTGAGACTCAGCTAGAAAATTTGCTTTTGATATCGGAGTTTCTCTGGCCAACTTTGCTCTTGCCAGTCGCTGGCAGCAAG GTTTATAGTGAACATGACACATCAAAAATGCCACTTGAGCTTGGCAGTGCACTCTCCATTGAACGTGAACCTGTTGGTGATCCTGAAATTCGGGTTCAAGCACTGGAGTCTCTTTACTTGATCTCATTACAG GAGGCAGGTCGAAGAGCCCTTTGGTCTGTCAATGGGCCTCGGATACTACAGGTGGGATATGAGGATGAAGAAGATCCAAAAGTAATGGAAGCATTCGAGCAAGTTGGATCCTTG CTGGTTCATGGCAGCGGAACAGAGGAATTTTCCACTCAGACATCAAAATAA
- the LOC117921638 gene encoding origin of replication complex subunit 6, giving the protein MDISDIAKKLGLSDSKHIIRKAAELRRLCDIQFDSSVIGVGEICKAIICLEIAASGWEEVIFDRPSAIKLSGMSEKAYNRSFNAMQNGLGVKIKLDIRELGIRFGCVRLIPLVQKGLSLYKDRFLASLPASRRTSADFTRPVFTAVAFYLCAKRHKLKIDKFKLIELCGTSESEFSSVSTSMKDLCHDVFGISKEKKDPKDVKGNRELLDTLPGKRKLDDGGYSSDDALELSSYKRRKQKDKLAYEEWKSSVTAANKQSKAKVPSRQTKQTKLDFQKEVPETQKLEAM; this is encoded by the exons ATGGATATCTCTGACATTGCGAAGAAGCTAGGTCTATCCGATTCCAAACACATCATCCGAAAAGCCGCCGAGCTCCGCCGCCTCTGCGACATCCAGTTCGATTCTTCTGTCATCGGAGTT gGGGAGATCTGCAAGGCCATAATCTGCTTAGAAATCGCCGCTTCAGG ATGGGAAGAGGTCATTTTTGATCGCCCGAGCGCGATAAAATTGAGTGGCATGTCAGAGAAGGCATATAATCGATCGTTCAATGCAATGCAGAATGGTCTTGGTGTCAA GATAAAGCTGGATATTAGAGAATTGGGGATTCGGTTTGGATGTGTTAGGCTCATTCCTCTCGTGCAGAAGGGTCTGTCACT CTATAAGGATCGATTTCTTGCATCATTGCCAGCTTCTCGGCGGACAAGTGCTGACTTCACTCGGCCAGTATTTACTGCTGTAGCATTCTACTTGTGTGCAAAAAGGCACAAG CTGAAGATAGACAAGTTTAAGTTGATTGAGCTTTGTGGGACATCTGAATCTGAATTTTCCTCT GTTTCTACATCTATGAAGGACCTATGTCATGACGTCTTTGGGATCTCGAAGGAGAAAAAAGACCCCAAGGATGTGAAAGGGAACCGAG AACTGTTGGATACATTACCTGGGAAAAGGAAACTTGATGATGGTGGTTATTCATCTGATGATGCACTGGAG CTTTCAAGTTACAAGCGGCGTAAACAAAAGGATAAACTTGCTTATGAGGAATGGAAATCTTCTGTAACTGCAGCTAATAAGCAAAGCAAGGCCAAAG TTCCTAGTAGGCAAACTAAGCAAACTAAACTCGACTTTCAGAAGGAAGTTCCTGAGACCCAGAAGTTGGAGGCTATGTAA
- the LOC117924603 gene encoding sphinganine C4-monooxygenase 1-like translates to MGFEVSDELLGAFVPILVYWVYSGIYIPLGSLENYRLHSKKEEEDKNLVSKATVVKGVILQQVIQAVVAILLFTVTGDDSGAAAGPKPSLIVLARQFFIAMFVLDTWQYFMHRYMHHNKFLYRHIHSQHHRLVVPYAFGALYNHPLEGLLLDTIGGALSFLLSGMSPRASIFFFSFATIKTVDDHCGLWLPGNLFHLFFRNNSAYHDIHHQLYGSKYNFSQPFFVMWDKILGTYMPYSLEKRAGGGLEARPTKEFKDN, encoded by the exons ATGGGTTTTGAGGTTTCAGATGAACTGCTGGGTGCTTTTGTGCCAATTTTGGTTTATTGGGTTTACTCTGGTATCTATATTCCATTAGGGTCGTTGGAGAATTACCGATTGCATTCAAAGAAAGAAGAGGAGGACAAGAATTTGGTTTCAAAGGCCACTGTGGTTAAAGGTGTTATCCTCCAACAGGTCATTCAGGCTGTGGTTGCGATTCTATTGTTCACT GTCACAGGAGATGATAGTGGGGCTGCTGCAGGTCCAAAGCCTTCCCTCATTGTTCTAGCTAGACAGTTCTTCATTGCAATGTTTGTTTTGGATACATGGCAATATTTTATGCATAGGTACATGCAccataacaaatttttatatcgACATATCCATTCCCAGCATCATCGGCTTGTTGTCCCTTATGCATTTGGAGCTCTGTACAACCACCCCTTGGAGGGGCTTCTCCTTGACACCATCGGTGGGGCATTATCTTTCCTCCTCTCTGGTATGTCTCCCCGAGCctccatatttttcttctcttttgccACCATCAAGACTGTAGATGATCATTGTGGACTGTGGCTTCCTGGTAACCTTTTCCATCTGTTCTTTCGAAACAATTCTGCTTATCATGATATCCACCATCAACTCTATGGCAGCAAATACAACTTCTCACAGCCATTCTTTGTTATGTGGGATAAAATTCTTGGAACTTATATGCCTTATTCACTAGAGAAGAGAGCAGGTGGGGGCCTTGAAGCACGACCTACTAAAGAATTCAAAGACAACTAA